Part of the Salinigranum rubrum genome is shown below.
TCCGCTGAACGCACTGCTCGGCGTCGACACCTGTCCGGTCGACACCCGGTAGGGTCGGAGGGCTCGGTCGAGCGTGAGCCACGTCCGCACGTTTTTCACCACTCCCCCTATCAGCAGGTATGAGCGGGAGTCGCCGGTCGAATCACCGCCGGAAGCCCGACTGGCTGAAGATGCGGCCGCCGTCGGGCCAGCGGTTCACCGAGATCAAACGCGAGCTTCGGGACAGGAACCTCCACACGGTCTGTGAGGAGGCGAACTGCCCGAACCTCGGCGAGTGCTGGTCGGGACGCGACGGCCCGGGAACGGCGACGTTCATGCTGATGGGCGACCGCTGCTCGCGCGGCTGTAACTTCTGCGACGTACAGACCGGGGGCATGGAGGCGCTCGACCCCGACGAACCCGCTAACGTCGCCGAGGCGGTGGTCGAAATCGGCCTCGACTACGTCGTCCTCACCTCCGTCGACCGGGACGACCTCCCCGACCAGGGAGCGGGCCACTTCGCGGAGACCATCCGCGCGATCAAAGAGCGCGACTCCTCGATTCTCGTGGAGGTGCTCATCCCCGACTTCCAGGGTGAACCCGACCTCGTGCGAGAGATCATCGACGCCCGCCCGGACGTCATCGCGCACAACATCGAGACCGTCGAGCGCCTCCAGTGGCCTGTCCGTGACCGCCGCGCCGGCTACGAGCAGTCGCTCTCGGTCCTCGAACAGGTCCAGCGGGAGTCGGACATCTACACCAAGACGTCGATAATGCTCGGACTGGGCGAGTACGCCCACGAGGTGTACCAGACGCTCTCGGACCTCCGGGAGGCCGACGTCGACGTCGTCACGCTCGGGCAGTACCTCCAGCCGTCTCGGTCGCACCTGGACGTGTACGACTACGTCCACCCCGACGCGTTCGAGACGTGGCAGCGCGTGGCCGAAGAGGAACTGGGCTTCCTCTACTGTGCGTCGGGACCGATGGTCCGCTCGTCGTACAAGGCGGGAGAACTGTTCGTCGACGCCCTGGTCCGCGAGGGTCGGTCGGTCGAGGAGGCGCGGCAGGCCGCCCGGGCCGCGGATTGACAGCCGACTCGACGACGCCGAGCGCCTGAAACGCCCGAAACCGGCTGCGAGCGTCGCCCACACCGAACCTCCACGATTGTTTCTACGAAAACACTATACGGCAGGGGGATGACCCCTCTCGCATGCACTGGAGGGTCCGACCGTGAGCGTGCTACAGCGCGACCCGCGGGATCGAGTCCAGGTCCTCGACGAGGACGGCAGCGTCGTCGGCGAGGTGCCCGACGTCGACGACGAGACGCTGCTGTCGATCTACCGGGAGATGAAACTCGCCCGGCACTTCGACACCCGGGCGGTGAGCCTCCAGCGACAGGGGCGGATGGGAACCTATCCGCCCCTCTCGGGACAGGAGGGCGCGCAGGTGGCCAGCGCCCACGCGCTCGACGAAGAGGACTGGCTCTTCCCCTCGTACCGGGAACACGGCGCGCTCCACGTCCGCGGCTTCCCGCTCGACCGTATCCTGCTCTACTGGATGGGGACCGAACAGGGCAACGAGGCGCCGCCGGACGTCAACACGTTCCCGGTCGCGGTGCCCATCGCGACGCAGACGCTCCACGCCGTCGGCGCGGCCTGGGCTTCGAAGTTGAAAGCGGGAGAGGAGGCGTTCATCGTCTACTTCGGCGACGGCGGCACCTCGGAAGGGGACACCCACGAGGCGATGAACTTCGCGGGCGTGTTCGACACTCCCACCGTCTTCTTCTGCAACAACAACCAGTGGGCCATCTCCGTCCCCCGGGAGCGACAGACGAGGTCCGAGACCATCGCGCAGAAGGCGAACGCCTACGGCTTCCAGGGCGTCCAGGTCGACGGGATGGACCCGCTCGCGGTCTACCAAGTGACGCGCGCCGCCGTCGAGAAGGCCAAGGCCGACGACTCCGGCGAACTTCGGCCGACGCTCATCGAGGCCGTCCAGTACCGCTTCGGCGCGCACACGACGGCGGACGACCCCACCGTCTACCGCGACAGCGACGAGGTCGAGAAGTGGAAGCGAAAGGACCCCATTCCGCGCCTCGAAACGTTCCTCCGCGACACCGGTCGACTGGACGACGACCGGGTAGACGAAATCGAATCGGAGGTCCAGGAGACAGTCGCCGACGCCATCCAGACGGCGGAGTCGACGCCCCGCCCCGACCCCGACGAGATGTTCGAGCACGTCTTCGCCGAGCGGACGCCGGACCTCGACGCACAGTACGAGTCGTTCGCCGCGCTCCGCGAGGAGTTCGGGGACGACGCGTTCCTCCACAGGTGATACAATGAGCACCCAACAGACACAGAACCTCACACTGGTCCAGGCAGTACGGGACGGTCTCCACACCGAGATGCAAAGAGACGAGGACGTCATCGTTCTCGGGGAGGACGTCGGGAAGAACGGCGGCGTTTTCCGCGCCACCGAAGGGCTGTACGACGAGTTCGGCGGCGACCGCGTCGTCGACACGCCGTTGGCGGAGTCCGGTATCGTCGGCACCGCCGTCGGGATGGCCGCTTACGGCCTCAAGCCCGTCCCCGAGATACAGTTCTCGGGCTTCATGTACCCCGCGTTCGACCAGATCGTCTCCCACGCCGCCCGACTCAGGACGCGGTCACGCGGGCGGTACACCTGTCCGATGGTCATCCGCGCGCCCTACGGCGGCGGCATCCGCGCGCCCGAACACCACTCCGAGTCGAAGGAGGCGTTCTACGCGCACGAGGCGGGGCTGAAAGTCGTCATCCCCTCGACGCCGTACGACACCAAGGGGCTTCTCATCTCCGCCATCCGCGACCCCGACCCCGTGGTGTTCCTCGAACCGAAACTCATCTACCGCGCGTTCAGGGGAGACGTCCCCGAGGGCGAGTACACCGTCCCCATCGGGGAGGCCGAGGTCAGACGGGAGGGAACGGACGTCTCGGTGTTCGTCTACGGCGCGATGACGCCTCGCACCCTGGAGGCGGCGGAGAATCTCACGGAGGAGGGAATCGACTGTGAGGTGGTCGACCTCCGGACGGTCTCACCGCTCGACAGGGACGCCATCGTCGACTCGTTCAAGAAGACCGGACGGGCCTGCGTCGTCCACGAGGCGCCGCGTTCGGGCGGCATGGCGGGAGAGATAACGGCCACGATTCAGGAGCGGGCGCTCTACTACCAGGAGGCGCCGGTCGTCCGCGTGACGGGCTACGACGTTCCGTACCCCCTGTACGCGCTGGAGGACTACTACCTGCCGAGCGTGGCTCGCATCGAGGACGGCATCCGGGAGGCGGCAGAGTTCCGATGATCGAAGAGTTCAGACTGCCCGACGTCGGCGAGGGCGTGGCGGAGGGCGAACTGGTCGAGTGGCACGTCGAACCCGGCGACGAGGTCGTTGAGGACCAGGTCGTCGCCGAGGTGGAGACGGACAAGGCGCTCGTCGAGGTGCCGTCGCCGTACAACGGGACCGTGGCGGAACTGCTGGCCGAGGAGGGCGAAATCGTCCCGGTCGGGGACGTCATCATCACGTTCGAGGTGCCCGGCGAGGACGAACAAGCCGGCGAGACCGCAGAGCCGGAACCGGCGGCAGAGCCAAGGCCGGAGTCCGAGGCGGAACCGGAGCCCGAACCGGAACCGGCGTCCGAGACCGAGACCGACGCAGCGGCCGACGCCGAGGAACACGCCCCGGACGCCCGGGTGTTCGCGCCGCCGAGTGTCCGCCGTCTCGCGCGGGAACTCGGCGTCGACCTCGCGACCGTCGACGGCAGCGGTCCCGGCGGACGCATCACCGAGGGCGACGTCAGAGCGACGGCGGAGGGCGCTGCGGAGGCCTCCGAGGACGAGGAGTCGGCCCCGGCGGCCGTCTCGTTCGGCGGTCGCTCGGCCACGTCGGGTGGCGACGCCGGCGACGGGCAGGCGGTCGAGACGGGGGACGCGACGCCAGCGGGGCGGTCGCGAACGCTCGCCGCCCCGGCGACGCGGAAACTCGCCGAAGAGGAGGGGCTCGACATCGACGACGTGCCGACCGACGAGGAGCGCGAGGGCGAGGCGTTCGTCACGCCCGACCACGTCCGCGCGTACGCCGACGCACAGCGCGCGGCCCAGGAAGCCGACGCGGCCGCCGTGTCGGCGGCGGGCGAGGGCGCGGCGGCGACCGAAACCGGTGCCGGCGAAACCGAGGCCAGCGACGCGGAGGCCGCGGCCAGTGCCGACGCCGCGGCGGCACCGGAGGCCGCTCCCGGCGCGAGCAGTGGCGACGAGGACGAGCGCGTCCCCTACCGGGGCGTCAGAAGGGCCATCGGCGAGCAGATGCAGCGCTCGAAGTACACCGCGCCGCACGTCTCACACCACGACACCGCCGTGGTGGACGACCTCGTCGCGCTGCGGGCGGAGTTGAAGCCGCACGCGGAGGAGCGGGGCGTCTCGCTCACGTACATGCCGTTCGTGATGGCGGCGGTGGTGAAGGCGCTGAAGGAGTTCCCGGTCCTCAACGCGATGCTCGACGAGGAGGCGGAGGAGATCGTCTACCGCAAGGAGTACCACCTCGGCGTCGCGGTCGCCACCGAAGCGGGTCTGATGGTGCCCGTCGTTCGCGACGTCGACCGCAAGGGAGGCGTCGAACTCGCCTCGGAGCTGGGTGGACTGGTCGAGCGGGCCCGAGAGCGGAAGATCACCCGCGAGGAGATGCAGGGCAGCACGTTCACGCTCACCAACTTCGGCGCCATCGGCGGCGAGTACGCGACGCCGATCATCAACTACCCGGAGGTCGCTATTCTCGGCCTGGGCGCCATCGAGCAGCGGCCGGTCGTCGAGAACGGCGAGGTAGTGGCGAGACACACCCTGCCGCTCTCGCTCTCGATCGACCACCGGGTGGTCGACGGCGCCGACGCCGGGCGGTTCACTAACCGGGTGATAGAACTGCTGGAGAACCCCCGGCTGTTGCTGTTGTGAGCGGGTGAGCCTGGGCCGTCGGACCGTTTCAAGCTCTCTTCTTCGAACGTCGAATCTCGGACCCGGGTGACGACGGATTCACGCCGACGTCGCTCGCGGCATCGTCGGAGGCGGGGACGCTGTCACCGCGCCCGTGTACCGCGAACCGCAGGACCAGTCCGTTCTCACCTGTCCGTCCTCGCCGTCGGTCCGACGACGACCCGCCACGCAGTCACTGCTGCCCGTCCACCGTGCCGGCCGGAACCGCGACACGCCGCGTCCACACATCCGCGGAGGCGACGGGTTTTTGCCACCGGCCGTCACACCCCCAGACATGGAACACGCGCCGTCGGGCCCGCTCGACGTCGAACTCGTGCTCGCCCCCGTCGACGGGAGCGAGGAGTCCGCACTCGCCGTCGAGTACGCCGTCTTCATCGCCGAGCAGTACGACGCCTCGGTCCACGCCGTCTACCTCCTCGGGGAGGAGGTGGTCCGCGCCATCGAGGACGGGACCATCGACGAGGAGAGCGTCGTCGGCGACCACGAGGTGTTCATGGACAGCGTCGCCGACTACGCCGCCGACAGGGGCGTCCACATCTCGCACTCGACCGCGTTCGGCTTCTCCACCCGGGTGAAGACCCGTCACCCCGGGAGCGCCATCCTCGACACTGCCGAGGACGTCGGCGCCGACTTCATCGTCGTCCCGCGCGAACCGGTCACCGGCGACCCCGGCGAGGTGCTGGAGAAGGCTGCCGAGTACGTGCTCCTCTACGCCTCCCAGCCGGTCCTCTCGGTCTGACCCGACTCACTCGAGTGCCCGTGAAATCCGGTGCAGCAACCCTTCGAGTTGCGGTCGCTCGACCTCCCAACGCCGCCGGTGGTGCGCCCGCGCCAGCGTCCGCCGCATCGTTTCGAGCTGTGCGCGCGTAAACCGCAGCCGACCGTCGTCGAGCCGTTCGAACGCCGCCCGGCAGTCGGTCGCGTCCGCGTCCTCGCTCCGCTCGTCTCCGGCTTCGAGGTGGTCGCGGAGGACGTCGTGGAGCGTCCACTGTTCCTCACGGGAGAGCGACAGCCGTTCGACGGCGGGTGACGGTCGTTCCTCGGGCACGGTCGGGTTCGCGTTGAACCGCCTGATTGATGAATGTTAGCATTACCCATTCACCGCCGACTATCAGCAGTGAAACCTCGTCCGATAGCCATTCGTACCCCTGAGGGGTCGTCCAGACCATGTCCCTCCAACCGGGTTCATCTCCCATCGTCCGGTCGAGTCGTTCGGTAACGGTGGCGTTCGCACTCCTCACCGCCGCCCTGGCCGCAGTGGCCCTGTGGCGATATCTCGTCAGTCGCCTCCTGAGTGCGGGCGTCGTCCCAGTGCCGCGGTCGGGCGGCCTCGCGGTCGACGTGCTGGTGACCGACGGTCCGTTCGTCGTCGGCGTCGTCGCGTTCGCCGGCGCGTACGCCGTCGGCCGCGACATCGACGTGGGGGTCACCCTCCCGTCGGACGCGAAAACGGTCGGTCTCGCTGTGACGCTTCCGTTCGCGCTCGTCGGACTCACGAAACTCGTGGGAACGCTCGACGGCGTCCCGTACAACTCGCTCACGAAGACGGCCTACGCCGCCGATGCCCCGGTCTGGCCGGTGATAACCGTCACCGGGCTGAGCCTGCTCGTCGGCGTCCCGGTCGTCGTCGCCGTCTGCCAGGTGCTCGTGCAGGGGAGCCTTCGACCGGCCGTCGACGGCGACGCGGCGCTCGTCCTGACGACGCTCGTGACGGCGTTCGTGATGGTCGACACCACCGGTCGTCTGTCGTCCGTCCCCGACGTGGGGAAAGTCGTCAGCGTCGTCGCCTTCACTGCCCTCCTCGCGCTCGGCCGGTACGGTCACGACCGAGTCGCGGTCGACCGAGTCCGCTCTCTCGCGTACCTCCCGGTCGCACTGTTCGTCTGTGTCGTCTCCCTCGCCGGCGTCGCACAGGTCGAGTCGGTCACCGGCGGCCTGTTCGCGTTGACCCAGTTGGCGACGTTCGGCGTCGCCGCCTACGCGTCCGACCGGACCGGGTCGCTCCTGCCGCCAGCCCTCGCGTACGCCTGTTTCTGGCTGGCTAACACGGCCGTCGTCTACGGCTTCGAGGCCGGCCTCCAGCACTGGTGACGTTTCGGTCGCGTTCGCACGACCGTCGCGTGCTACTCGCGCAACTCGTCGTCGTCCGGTTCGGTCCAGGGGTCGTCCCCGGCGACGGGCGCGAGCGCGTGGTCGAGTTCCGCCTCGGTGTACTCGACGTCCGACAGCGCCATCGCCAGTCGCTGCCAGCGCCTGCTCTCCGTACCGTCCTCGTCGGGGCCGACCCGCGCGCCGCGGGTCTTGAAAAAGCGCGTGCCCCTCCCGCGTCGTGAGCCTTCCCCGGTATGCTGGTCGAAGATGACGTCGAACTCCCCGCCCGGTTCGAGGTCAGCGACGGGGAAGTCGACGGGCGGTTCCTCGCCTTCCGGACTCTCCGCCCGTCGCTCGGCGACGAGTCGGAAGCACTCGTCGGCGTTGGCCGCCTCGCGCGACGAGCGAGCGCGGGCACACGCGAGCGCGGCGTGAATCGCACAGAGCCGTCCCTTCCACGAGTCGGGTTCCCACCGCTCCGTCGCCAGTTCCTCGTACCGCTCGACCAGGAGGGCGACCTCCTGGCCCGCGCGGAGGTCCTCTACCACGTAGAGGTTCAGACGGTCCCAGAGGTTCCACGCGTATCCGGAGCGAGCGAGTTCCCACGCGGCCCACGCCGCCACCCGTTCGTCCGACCGGCGGACGGCCTTCTGGAGGAGGCTGGAGACGTCGTAGCGGTTGTACCCCCCGTTCGTCTCGTGTGCTCCCTTTTCGTCCCCCCTGTCCGTCGTCCCCTCCCGAGCCTCGGGCGGCGTCTCGGTGTCGAGGCTCCCGTCGGCCCCGAAGGTGGCCTGTCTGTCCTCGGTCATGGGGTGAGTGAGAACGACCACGCGGACGAGTGTTGCGGTCCCGGTGTGGAACCCTCGCACCGGGTGTTTCGGGAGCCGTTCAGCGCAGTCGGATGGTCATCTCGAGTTCGAAGCTCTCGGCGTCGCTCGTCTCGAAGCCGGTCTCCTGGTAGAGGTTGACCGCCGGGCGGTTCCACCGCTCGACCGTGAGCCACACCTTCTCGACGCCCTCCTCGCGCCCGTGGCCGAGGAGCGTCTGCATGAGTCGTCGGCCGATGCCGGCGCGCTGGTACGCCTGGAGGACGAAGATAGCGAGTTCGTACGCGTCGGCGTCGGGGACGAGCGTGGCGTGGCCGGCCGCCGTCTCACCGTCCCACGCGATGACGTTCAGACACTCCTCGTCGAGGATGTTCGAGAGCCACGTCTCGATGCGTTCGGTCTTCCCGGGCGGGATGCCCTGCGCCCGGTCGGCCGGGTCGAACGCCTCGTACATCTCGACGAGCGCCTCCGTCTCCCGGTCGCTCCCGTCGTAGGGACGGATCTCGATATCGCGACCCTCTCCGTCCTCGAAGGTGAGCGGCGGTGCCTCGAACGCCTCGGCCGGTTCGTCGGGGTAGACTCGTTCGCTCATTATCTGACCAGTGACACCGTCACGTGTGAGTTGAGGAGGACGAACTCCGCGACGCCGCCGATGCGGATCTTCCCCATCGGACTCGTCTCGCCGCCGCCGAGGACGATTTTGTCGAAGTCCTCGGCCTCGGAGAGGTCGACCAGGGCGCTCCCGGGGTCGCCCTCCAGACGCCGGACCGCAGCGTCCAGCCCCGTTCCGTCGAGAACGTCTCGAACGCGGGCTTCGATCTCGTCGGGCGACAGCCCCGACGCGGGGTTGTCGACGATGCCGACCGTGAGGTCGTCGCCGGCTTCGAGCGCGCGCGCGACCGTCTGCTCCAGCGCGTCGAGGGAGTCGTCCGCCCCTCCGATTCCCAAGAGTACCTTCATGCGTGGCGCATCGACGGCCCGGGAGAAAAAGACGGGGGGCGCGGCGGGAGGGAGTCGATTCGACGGGGGGCGCTCACCCGACCAGTACGGCCCGTGCCATCCCGAGGAAGACGAGGAAGCCGAGGACGTCCGTCGCGGTGGTGATGAAGATGGTCGCCGACGTCGCCGGGTCCTCGCCCAGTCGGCTGAGCACCAGCGGGATGAGCGTCCCGAAGAAGCCGGCGATGACGAGGTTCAGCACCATCGACACGCCGAGGACCAGCCCCAGAAGCGGGCTCTGGTTGAACACCGCCGCGATGACCGCGACGAGCGTGCCGGTGATGGCGCCGTTGGCCGCGCCGGCGACCACCTCGTTGAGGATGGCGCGCCCGCCCGTCGGGAGCGACACCTGCCCGAGCGCGATACCGCGGACGGTGACGGCCATCGACTGGGTGCCGGCGTTCCCGCCCATCCCGGCGACGACCGGCATGTAGACGGCGAGGAGCGTGAACGCGGCGATGGTCTCTTCGAACAGGCCGACGACGGCCGCCGCGAGGAACGCCGTGCCGAGGTTGATGACGAGCCACTTGTACCGACTGCGTATCTTGACGAGCGGCCCGTCGAGGACGCTCTCTTCCTCCTGGACGCCGGTGAACTCGTACAGCGTCTCCCCCGCGGCCTCCTCGATGACGCTCAGGAGGTCGCCGGCGTAGATGACGCCGAGGATGCTCCCGTCGTCGTCCAGCACGGCGACGGACCGCTCGGGGTTCGAGCGGAACACGTCGACGACGTCCGTATCGGGGCTGTCGTATCTCACCGCCGGAATCTCGATGACGTGGTCGAGGATGTCCTCATCGTCCGAGAGCGCCAGCGTTCCCCCCGGTAGTTCCCCGACGAGTTCGTCGCCGTCGGTCACGAAGATGGTGGGGAAACGGTCGGTTCGGTCCTCGTGCCGCCGGACGCGGCGGGCCACCTCGGAGATGGGTCGCTGGCTCCCGACGGTCACGTAGTCGAGGTGCATGTGCCCGGCCGCGCTCTCGGGACTGAACTCCA
Proteins encoded:
- the lipA gene encoding lipoyl synthase, whose protein sequence is MSGSRRSNHRRKPDWLKMRPPSGQRFTEIKRELRDRNLHTVCEEANCPNLGECWSGRDGPGTATFMLMGDRCSRGCNFCDVQTGGMEALDPDEPANVAEAVVEIGLDYVVLTSVDRDDLPDQGAGHFAETIRAIKERDSSILVEVLIPDFQGEPDLVREIIDARPDVIAHNIETVERLQWPVRDRRAGYEQSLSVLEQVQRESDIYTKTSIMLGLGEYAHEVYQTLSDLREADVDVVTLGQYLQPSRSHLDVYDYVHPDAFETWQRVAEEELGFLYCASGPMVRSSYKAGELFVDALVREGRSVEEARQAARAAD
- the pdhA gene encoding pyruvate dehydrogenase (acetyl-transferring) E1 component subunit alpha, which encodes MSVLQRDPRDRVQVLDEDGSVVGEVPDVDDETLLSIYREMKLARHFDTRAVSLQRQGRMGTYPPLSGQEGAQVASAHALDEEDWLFPSYREHGALHVRGFPLDRILLYWMGTEQGNEAPPDVNTFPVAVPIATQTLHAVGAAWASKLKAGEEAFIVYFGDGGTSEGDTHEAMNFAGVFDTPTVFFCNNNQWAISVPRERQTRSETIAQKANAYGFQGVQVDGMDPLAVYQVTRAAVEKAKADDSGELRPTLIEAVQYRFGAHTTADDPTVYRDSDEVEKWKRKDPIPRLETFLRDTGRLDDDRVDEIESEVQETVADAIQTAESTPRPDPDEMFEHVFAERTPDLDAQYESFAALREEFGDDAFLHR
- a CDS encoding alpha-ketoacid dehydrogenase subunit beta, whose translation is MSTQQTQNLTLVQAVRDGLHTEMQRDEDVIVLGEDVGKNGGVFRATEGLYDEFGGDRVVDTPLAESGIVGTAVGMAAYGLKPVPEIQFSGFMYPAFDQIVSHAARLRTRSRGRYTCPMVIRAPYGGGIRAPEHHSESKEAFYAHEAGLKVVIPSTPYDTKGLLISAIRDPDPVVFLEPKLIYRAFRGDVPEGEYTVPIGEAEVRREGTDVSVFVYGAMTPRTLEAAENLTEEGIDCEVVDLRTVSPLDRDAIVDSFKKTGRACVVHEAPRSGGMAGEITATIQERALYYQEAPVVRVTGYDVPYPLYALEDYYLPSVARIEDGIREAAEFR
- a CDS encoding dihydrolipoamide acetyltransferase family protein, whose amino-acid sequence is MIEEFRLPDVGEGVAEGELVEWHVEPGDEVVEDQVVAEVETDKALVEVPSPYNGTVAELLAEEGEIVPVGDVIITFEVPGEDEQAGETAEPEPAAEPRPESEAEPEPEPEPASETETDAAADAEEHAPDARVFAPPSVRRLARELGVDLATVDGSGPGGRITEGDVRATAEGAAEASEDEESAPAAVSFGGRSATSGGDAGDGQAVETGDATPAGRSRTLAAPATRKLAEEEGLDIDDVPTDEEREGEAFVTPDHVRAYADAQRAAQEADAAAVSAAGEGAAATETGAGETEASDAEAAASADAAAAPEAAPGASSGDEDERVPYRGVRRAIGEQMQRSKYTAPHVSHHDTAVVDDLVALRAELKPHAEERGVSLTYMPFVMAAVVKALKEFPVLNAMLDEEAEEIVYRKEYHLGVAVATEAGLMVPVVRDVDRKGGVELASELGGLVERARERKITREEMQGSTFTLTNFGAIGGEYATPIINYPEVAILGLGAIEQRPVVENGEVVARHTLPLSLSIDHRVVDGADAGRFTNRVIELLENPRLLLL
- a CDS encoding universal stress protein codes for the protein MEHAPSGPLDVELVLAPVDGSEESALAVEYAVFIAEQYDASVHAVYLLGEEVVRAIEDGTIDEESVVGDHEVFMDSVADYAADRGVHISHSTAFGFSTRVKTRHPGSAILDTAEDVGADFIVVPREPVTGDPGEVLEKAAEYVLLYASQPVLSV
- a CDS encoding DUF7853 family protein codes for the protein MPEERPSPAVERLSLSREEQWTLHDVLRDHLEAGDERSEDADATDCRAAFERLDDGRLRFTRAQLETMRRTLARAHHRRRWEVERPQLEGLLHRISRALE
- a CDS encoding GNAT family N-acetyltransferase, with the protein product MSERVYPDEPAEAFEAPPLTFEDGEGRDIEIRPYDGSDRETEALVEMYEAFDPADRAQGIPPGKTERIETWLSNILDEECLNVIAWDGETAAGHATLVPDADAYELAIFVLQAYQRAGIGRRLMQTLLGHGREEGVEKVWLTVERWNRPAVNLYQETGFETSDAESFELEMTIRLR
- a CDS encoding universal stress protein, which encodes MKVLLGIGGADDSLDALEQTVARALEAGDDLTVGIVDNPASGLSPDEIEARVRDVLDGTGLDAAVRRLEGDPGSALVDLSEAEDFDKIVLGGGETSPMGKIRIGGVAEFVLLNSHVTVSLVR
- a CDS encoding magnesium transporter, which codes for MSEALQDAGQEIALSPTPAEEFQRLSRVQQRELFFRLPETVQEDLVADMDAEGLRAFVRRLDPDEATDVLGFADRETREVVLRRLDEDRREKIEFLLEFSPESAAGHMHLDYVTVGSQRPISEVARRVRRHEDRTDRFPTIFVTDGDELVGELPGGTLALSDDEDILDHVIEIPAVRYDSPDTDVVDVFRSNPERSVAVLDDDGSILGVIYAGDLLSVIEEAAGETLYEFTGVQEEESVLDGPLVKIRSRYKWLVINLGTAFLAAAVVGLFEETIAAFTLLAVYMPVVAGMGGNAGTQSMAVTVRGIALGQVSLPTGGRAILNEVVAGAANGAITGTLVAVIAAVFNQSPLLGLVLGVSMVLNLVIAGFFGTLIPLVLSRLGEDPATSATIFITTATDVLGFLVFLGMARAVLVG